The following proteins are co-located in the Dietzia timorensis genome:
- a CDS encoding UDP-glucose dehydrogenase family protein has protein sequence MRMAVFGTGYLGATHAACMAELGHDVLGIDVDEAKIARLAAGEVPFFEPGLPELLRRTVDSGLLRFTTDYGEAAEHAELFFIGVGTPQRKGDFAADTTYVEAVVRELAPTLTRNSAIVGKSTVPVGTAARLQELADELTPDGVTLEVLWNPEFLREGFAVKDTLEPDRVVIGLSDPESGPTFGQNLLYEAYESILFKGMTPEQRDAGETATPLIVTDLATAELVKVSANAFLATKISFINAVSEVCEAAGADVTVLADAIGMDPRIGRRFLGAGLGFGGGCLPKDIRAFMARAGELGADQALTFLREVDAINMRRREKMVQLAVDTMGGSLIGTTVAVLGAAFKPDSDDVRDSPALNIAGMLSLKGAQVMVYDPQALDNCRRLYPTLGYADSALGACTGADMVIVATEWKEFIGLDPASVAEVARGRHVLDGRNCLPREAWESAGFDYRALGRGR, from the coding sequence ATGCGTATGGCCGTTTTTGGTACCGGATATCTCGGCGCTACCCACGCCGCTTGTATGGCCGAGTTGGGGCACGACGTGCTCGGCATCGATGTCGACGAGGCGAAGATCGCCCGCCTCGCCGCGGGAGAGGTCCCGTTCTTCGAGCCGGGCCTGCCCGAGCTCCTCCGCCGCACGGTGGATTCGGGTCTCCTGCGCTTCACCACCGACTACGGTGAGGCCGCCGAGCATGCCGAACTCTTCTTCATCGGCGTCGGTACCCCGCAGCGCAAGGGCGACTTCGCCGCGGACACCACTTATGTAGAGGCCGTGGTGCGGGAGCTGGCGCCGACGCTCACCCGCAACAGCGCGATCGTCGGCAAGTCCACGGTCCCCGTCGGCACAGCGGCCCGCCTGCAGGAGCTCGCCGACGAGCTCACCCCGGACGGAGTCACCCTTGAGGTCCTGTGGAACCCCGAGTTCCTCCGCGAGGGCTTCGCGGTCAAGGACACGCTCGAACCGGACCGCGTCGTCATCGGCCTGTCCGATCCGGAGTCGGGTCCCACCTTCGGCCAGAACCTTCTCTACGAGGCCTACGAGTCCATCCTTTTTAAAGGTATGACGCCGGAGCAGCGCGACGCCGGCGAGACCGCGACCCCGTTGATCGTCACGGACCTCGCGACCGCCGAGCTGGTCAAGGTCTCCGCCAACGCGTTCCTGGCGACGAAGATCTCCTTCATCAACGCCGTATCCGAGGTGTGCGAGGCGGCGGGCGCCGACGTCACCGTCCTCGCCGATGCCATCGGCATGGACCCGCGCATCGGCCGCCGCTTCCTCGGCGCCGGCCTCGGCTTCGGCGGCGGCTGCCTGCCCAAGGATATCCGCGCGTTCATGGCGCGCGCCGGCGAGCTCGGCGCGGACCAGGCGCTCACGTTCCTCCGCGAGGTCGACGCGATCAACATGCGCCGCCGAGAGAAGATGGTGCAGCTCGCCGTCGACACCATGGGTGGCTCGCTTATCGGCACGACCGTCGCGGTGCTCGGGGCCGCGTTCAAGCCGGATTCGGACGATGTGCGGGACTCGCCGGCGCTCAACATCGCCGGCATGCTCTCGCTCAAGGGCGCGCAGGTCATGGTCTACGATCCGCAGGCTCTCGACAACTGCCGCCGCCTCTACCCGACGCTCGGCTACGCCGATTCCGCTCTCGGGGCATGCACCGGCGCGGACATGGTCATCGTCGCGACCGAATGGAAAGAGT
- a CDS encoding SRPBCC family protein, giving the protein MARIKEVSDDVIIAVDPSIAYENVSDVTQMPRWSPENTGAEIDASERPQASSKAYVGMTFVGSNARSGFRWHTRCEVTEADPGRKFTFRVREYGFGKPILKVPVATWSYSFEPVEGGCKVTETWTDDRRWPDAVAAVFDRIVTGKTGFAQFQQGNIRRTLEGLKAELER; this is encoded by the coding sequence ATGGCCCGAATCAAGGAAGTGTCCGACGACGTCATCATTGCCGTCGATCCATCAATCGCGTACGAAAACGTCAGTGATGTCACGCAGATGCCTCGGTGGAGCCCCGAGAACACTGGAGCCGAGATCGATGCGTCCGAGAGGCCTCAAGCCTCCTCTAAGGCCTACGTCGGCATGACGTTCGTGGGCTCCAACGCACGGAGCGGGTTCCGCTGGCACACTCGGTGCGAAGTCACAGAGGCCGATCCGGGGCGAAAGTTCACGTTCCGAGTTCGCGAATACGGTTTCGGGAAGCCGATACTCAAAGTCCCGGTTGCTACGTGGTCCTACTCGTTCGAACCCGTTGAAGGCGGGTGCAAAGTCACCGAAACATGGACGGACGACCGGCGCTGGCCCGATGCGGTGGCAGCGGTGTTTGACCGGATCGTGACAGGCAAGACAGGTTTTGCGCAGTTCCAGCAAGGCAACATCCGACGCACGCTCGAAGGCCTCAAGGCGGAGCTGGAGCGATAG
- a CDS encoding SGNH/GDSL hydrolase family protein, with the protein MSSSRELRPVPITSNLIHGALDLETTERGLVPCRLPAWAREKADGQLLSAQAQPAGVRLAFRTASTSVELSAHRTYPAFRGVAPRADCHVDIVVDGRPLRQVETSGGTRMTIDPASGSVEVDEGPSQTIRIDDLPSGDKIIEIWLPHYERIELVSLRADEAATPVAFDSRPRWVHYGSSISQGSNATAPTRTWAASVARTAGFELTNLGFSGSAMLDEFVAQVIRDLPAELISVKVGINLVNAGAVRTEELAPLLNGFLDTIREGHPKTPLVVVSALHCAIHEDNPGPAATDFGDGEIRYLATGTAEDAAAGMLTLRAAREVIAEVVAQRRAADPNLHFVDGLTLFGAEDEAAYPSADRLHPPEDAHAVIADRFTTAISGLVEGAPGAPSL; encoded by the coding sequence ATGAGTTCTTCGCGAGAGCTTCGCCCCGTCCCGATAACTTCGAATCTGATTCACGGCGCGCTCGATCTGGAAACCACCGAGCGCGGGCTCGTCCCCTGCAGGCTGCCGGCGTGGGCGCGCGAGAAGGCGGACGGCCAGCTTTTGTCGGCACAGGCGCAACCGGCCGGCGTGCGATTGGCCTTCCGCACGGCGTCAACAAGCGTAGAGCTGAGCGCACACCGCACATACCCGGCGTTTCGAGGCGTTGCGCCCCGCGCCGATTGCCACGTCGACATCGTGGTCGACGGCAGGCCACTGCGGCAGGTGGAGACGAGCGGCGGGACGCGCATGACGATCGACCCTGCGAGCGGGAGCGTCGAGGTCGATGAAGGGCCGTCGCAGACGATTCGGATCGACGACCTGCCGAGTGGCGACAAGATCATAGAAATCTGGCTGCCGCACTACGAAAGAATCGAACTGGTTTCGCTGCGCGCCGACGAGGCGGCCACGCCGGTCGCCTTCGACTCCCGTCCGCGGTGGGTGCATTACGGGAGTTCGATCAGCCAGGGCTCAAACGCGACGGCGCCGACGCGCACGTGGGCAGCCAGCGTTGCTCGCACGGCGGGATTCGAGCTGACCAATCTCGGATTCAGCGGGAGCGCGATGCTCGACGAATTCGTCGCGCAGGTGATTCGAGATCTTCCCGCCGAGCTGATCAGCGTGAAGGTGGGGATCAACCTCGTCAATGCAGGTGCCGTGCGCACCGAGGAACTCGCCCCGCTGCTCAATGGCTTTCTCGACACCATTCGCGAGGGGCACCCGAAGACTCCGCTGGTGGTGGTGTCGGCGCTGCATTGCGCGATCCATGAGGACAACCCCGGCCCGGCGGCGACCGATTTCGGCGACGGCGAAATTCGCTACCTGGCCACCGGTACGGCGGAGGATGCGGCCGCGGGAATGCTGACGCTCCGCGCCGCACGCGAGGTGATCGCCGAGGTCGTCGCCCAGCGACGCGCAGCGGACCCCAACCTCCACTTCGTCGACGGGCTCACGCTCTTCGGCGCCGAGGACGAGGCGGCCTACCCCTCGGCGGACCGCCTGCACCCGCCCGAGGATGCACACGCTGTGATCGCCGATCGCTTCACCACAGCGATTTCCGGGCTCGTCGAAGGCGCACCAGGAGCGCCGTCGCTCTAG
- a CDS encoding glycosyltransferase, with the protein MALPITCILPVYIGVDTDEFTRAYRSIAHQTAQPDEILVVLDGPVQDGVESFLDAHAGPQLTVVRFEENRGVAEAMNDALPLARNRWVARHDADDIMMPDRLEKQWPVVSKGEYAAVGGAILEFEGAPDHVVRVRRLPSEPEEIASYVKINSPLNNPTVILDKDAVADVGGIRNVLFMEDYDLFARLIAAGYSLRSLDEVLTLQHAPESMFDRRTDPRLASAEKTMQLNLVSLGLIGRPRALFNYVARQLFRSLPRPLLKLAYSALFHRPAALDEPITEVRGWLAQDWPGFAPEPQDSPAV; encoded by the coding sequence ATGGCATTGCCGATCACTTGCATTCTGCCCGTCTACATCGGCGTGGACACGGACGAATTCACTCGTGCTTATCGCAGCATTGCGCACCAAACCGCGCAGCCGGACGAGATTCTCGTCGTACTCGACGGGCCGGTGCAGGATGGAGTCGAATCCTTTCTCGACGCGCATGCCGGCCCGCAGCTCACGGTCGTGAGGTTCGAGGAGAACAGGGGAGTGGCCGAGGCGATGAACGACGCGCTCCCGTTGGCCCGGAATCGCTGGGTCGCCCGCCACGATGCGGACGACATCATGATGCCGGATCGTCTGGAAAAACAGTGGCCAGTGGTGTCGAAAGGCGAGTACGCCGCAGTGGGCGGCGCGATCCTAGAATTCGAGGGCGCCCCGGACCACGTCGTTCGCGTTCGGCGCCTCCCCTCCGAGCCCGAGGAAATCGCGAGCTACGTCAAGATCAATAGTCCGCTGAACAACCCGACCGTGATTCTCGACAAGGACGCGGTCGCCGACGTCGGCGGCATCCGGAATGTGCTGTTCATGGAGGACTACGACCTGTTCGCGCGACTCATCGCCGCGGGGTATTCCTTGCGCAGCCTCGACGAGGTGCTCACGCTGCAGCACGCGCCGGAGTCGATGTTCGACCGGCGCACCGATCCCCGCCTCGCTTCCGCCGAGAAAACGATGCAACTCAACCTCGTTTCACTCGGGCTCATCGGTCGTCCCCGCGCACTTTTCAATTACGTCGCCCGTCAGCTTTTCCGCTCGCTGCCCCGCCCGCTGCTCAAGCTCGCGTACTCGGCGCTCTTCCACCGGCCCGCCGCGCTCGACGAGCCGATCACCGAGGTCCGGGGCTGGCTCGCGCAGGACTGGCCGGGCTTCGCGCCGGAGCCGCAGGATAGCCCGGCGGTCTAG
- a CDS encoding LLM class flavin-dependent oxidoreductase, giving the protein MANSEITLHWFLPTYGDSRAIMAGGHGTTGHYGEREADLGYLTQLALAAESNGFDSVLVPTGLWCEDAWIATAALIGATKRLSFLVAARPSLVSPTVIAQQATTFQKLSNGRLKLNVVIGGEDHEQRAFGDHRSKEERYAVGDESLQVINHLLTEDEPITLRGEHVDVENAVLSRRPAQPPQVFFGGSSPAGIEVAAKHAQVYLTWGERPADVQAKIERARTAAARHRRELDYGIRLHIIARETEDEAWTEAQRLIDGLDPEVVNQIQGGLARSQSEGQRRMTALHSRGDGFTHGTDARELEVAPNLWAGIGLVRGGAGTALVGSYAQVAERIGEYFDAGLSHFIFSGYPHLEEAFHVGEGVIPELHRLGYGVKNRPAPEGEARAAQVPFAPVAASAS; this is encoded by the coding sequence ATGGCTAATTCCGAGATCACCCTGCACTGGTTCCTGCCCACCTACGGCGATTCGCGCGCGATCATGGCCGGCGGACATGGGACCACAGGGCATTACGGCGAGCGCGAAGCCGACCTCGGCTACCTCACCCAGCTCGCCCTGGCCGCGGAATCCAATGGCTTCGATTCCGTGCTCGTGCCGACGGGACTGTGGTGCGAGGACGCGTGGATCGCGACCGCCGCGCTCATCGGAGCGACGAAGCGCCTGAGCTTTCTCGTGGCAGCTCGCCCCTCGCTGGTGAGCCCCACGGTGATCGCCCAGCAGGCCACGACGTTCCAGAAGCTGTCGAACGGCAGGCTCAAGCTCAATGTCGTGATCGGCGGCGAGGACCACGAACAGCGCGCGTTCGGAGACCACCGCAGCAAGGAAGAGCGCTACGCCGTGGGCGACGAATCGCTTCAGGTCATCAACCATCTCCTCACCGAGGACGAGCCGATCACGCTGCGCGGCGAGCACGTCGACGTCGAGAACGCCGTGCTTTCGCGCCGCCCGGCGCAGCCGCCGCAGGTGTTCTTCGGCGGCTCCTCTCCCGCCGGCATCGAGGTCGCCGCCAAGCATGCGCAGGTCTACCTCACCTGGGGTGAGCGCCCCGCCGACGTGCAGGCGAAGATCGAACGCGCGCGCACAGCCGCAGCCCGGCACCGCCGCGAACTCGACTACGGCATCCGCCTCCACATCATCGCCCGCGAGACCGAAGACGAGGCCTGGACCGAGGCGCAGCGTCTCATCGACGGCCTCGACCCCGAAGTGGTGAACCAGATCCAGGGCGGACTCGCGCGCTCGCAGTCCGAGGGTCAGCGCCGAATGACCGCGCTGCACTCGCGCGGCGACGGATTCACCCACGGCACCGATGCCCGCGAGCTCGAGGTCGCCCCCAACCTGTGGGCGGGCATCGGACTCGTTCGCGGCGGGGCGGGCACGGCGCTCGTCGGCTCGTACGCGCAGGTCGCCGAGCGCATCGGCGAGTACTTCGATGCCGGCCTGAGCCACTTCATCTTCTCCGGTTACCCGCACCTCGAAGAGGCGTTCCACGTCGGCGAGGGAGTAATCCCCGAGCTGCACCGCCTCGGTTACGGCGTGAAGAACCGGCCGGCCCCCGAAGGCGAGGCACGCGCCGCACAGGTCCCCTTCGCACCGGTCGCCGCCAGCGCCTCGTAG
- a CDS encoding flavodoxin family protein, whose translation MNSTIVTTSRSPHGNTRKIADVIATELGAQIHAPGPEAATAVAAADLVGFGSGIYWMNFRRSLREFVASLPAGEGKDAFFFATSGFPQPPVLARYMDGMQQALEAKGFRVVGGFHCRGLDTMGPFGLIGGVNKSSPTASDLESAKAFAQHLAS comes from the coding sequence ATGAACTCCACGATCGTCACCACCTCGCGATCCCCTCACGGCAACACGCGCAAGATCGCCGACGTCATCGCCACAGAACTCGGCGCCCAGATCCATGCCCCAGGTCCGGAGGCCGCCACCGCGGTCGCCGCCGCCGATCTCGTCGGTTTCGGATCGGGCATCTACTGGATGAACTTCCGGAGGAGCCTCCGCGAGTTCGTCGCGTCGCTGCCGGCGGGCGAGGGCAAGGATGCGTTCTTCTTCGCCACGAGCGGCTTCCCGCAGCCGCCCGTCCTCGCGCGCTACATGGACGGGATGCAGCAGGCGCTCGAGGCGAAAGGCTTCCGCGTCGTCGGCGGCTTCCACTGCCGCGGCCTCGACACCATGGGCCCGTTCGGGCTCATCGGCGGGGTCAACAAATCGAGCCCCACCGCGAGCGACCTCGAATCCGCGAAGGCCTTCGCTCAGCACCTCGCGTCGTAG
- the dcd gene encoding dCTP deaminase, which translates to MLLSDRDIRASLDSGRLGIDPLDESLVQPSSVDVRLDKFFRVFNNSRYTHIDPALQQDELTTHVETPEGESFVLHPGEFVLGATLERVSLGADVAGRLEGKSSLGRLGLLTHSTAGFIDPGFTGHITLELSNVANLPITLWPGMKIGQLCLFQLSSPAERPYGSSGVGSKYQGQRGPTPSKAYLNFRQ; encoded by the coding sequence GTGCTTTTATCAGACCGCGACATCCGCGCCAGCCTCGACTCCGGCCGCCTCGGGATCGATCCGCTCGACGAATCCCTCGTGCAGCCCTCGAGCGTCGACGTGCGCCTGGACAAGTTCTTCCGCGTGTTCAACAACTCGCGGTACACGCACATCGACCCGGCCCTGCAGCAGGACGAGCTGACGACGCACGTGGAAACGCCCGAGGGCGAATCGTTCGTCTTGCACCCCGGCGAGTTCGTGCTCGGCGCGACGCTCGAACGGGTCTCGCTCGGCGCGGACGTCGCGGGTCGGCTCGAGGGTAAATCCTCGCTCGGGCGGCTCGGGCTGCTCACGCACTCGACCGCGGGCTTCATCGATCCGGGGTTCACCGGCCACATCACGCTCGAGCTGTCTAACGTGGCGAACCTACCGATCACGCTGTGGCCGGGGATGAAGATCGGGCAGCTGTGCCTGTTCCAGCTCTCCAGCCCCGCCGAGCGTCCCTATGGTTCGAGCGGGGTCGGCTCGAAGTACCAGGGGCAGCGTGGGCCGACGCCGTCGAAGGCGTACCTCAACTTCCGGCAGTAG
- a CDS encoding M57 family metalloprotease, with amino-acid sequence MFEETWRKRASVLFVAGGVVFSTAIGIQGAAADPAPEGAETHTSKSKPSWEEFLADTYKDSDGQYIVDGDLPIADIEELREFYEATPGDDDKTHINDLVANKNDEGRAKLWKKSNVGNLTYCVSDKFGDEKGEIARAVEKGAANWEEASPAIDFRYMPEEDDDCNTSNDNVLFSIEPTTTDKYLARAFLPGASKSRRNILVSKDVLSTDYSPEGVMGHELGHVLGFRHEHNRPEAGTCHEDDNWVPLTPYDSTSIMHYPQCNGTAEDMEFSELDREGVQKAYGAPEDEASPTEKPLSSLEGITGSLGS; translated from the coding sequence ATGTTCGAGGAAACGTGGCGCAAGCGCGCGTCTGTACTGTTCGTGGCCGGTGGAGTGGTCTTTTCGACGGCAATCGGAATTCAGGGCGCTGCCGCCGACCCGGCGCCGGAGGGGGCGGAAACTCACACCTCGAAATCCAAGCCGAGCTGGGAGGAGTTTCTCGCCGATACATATAAGGATTCGGATGGACAGTACATCGTCGACGGGGATCTGCCGATCGCCGATATCGAAGAGCTCCGCGAGTTCTACGAGGCCACTCCCGGCGATGACGATAAGACGCACATCAACGACCTCGTCGCGAACAAGAACGACGAGGGCCGCGCGAAACTGTGGAAGAAGTCGAACGTCGGCAACCTGACGTACTGCGTATCCGACAAGTTCGGCGATGAAAAGGGCGAAATCGCCCGGGCCGTCGAAAAGGGGGCGGCGAACTGGGAGGAGGCGTCGCCGGCGATCGACTTCCGCTACATGCCGGAAGAGGACGACGATTGCAACACCTCGAACGACAACGTCCTGTTCTCCATCGAGCCGACGACAACGGACAAATACCTGGCGCGTGCATTCCTGCCGGGCGCGTCGAAGTCCCGCCGCAACATCCTCGTGTCGAAGGATGTGCTGTCCACCGACTACTCGCCGGAGGGCGTGATGGGGCACGAACTCGGGCACGTACTTGGCTTCCGGCACGAGCACAATCGCCCCGAGGCAGGCACCTGCCACGAGGACGATAACTGGGTTCCGCTCACGCCGTACGACAGCACGTCGATCATGCATTACCCGCAATGCAACGGCACGGCCGAGGACATGGAGTTCTCCGAGCTCGACCGTGAGGGAGTGCAGAAGGCGTACGGCGCCCCGGAGGACGAGGCGTCACCGACGGAAAAACCGCTTTCGAGTCTGGAGGGGATCACCGGTTCGCTGGGTAGCTGA
- a CDS encoding BCCT family transporter, which yields MGNLLSPNTTTTVGVYPHDMHPGLVPGLSIEEQRNTFGMNKALFATTAALIVAFIAWGIIDPDSVGTVSSTMFGWAIENLGWLLNIVMILGLAVMTYLAFSRFGRIKLGKDDEEPEFALFSWVAMMFGAGIGVGIFFFGPSEPLSHYLTPPPHSVDPETPEALHLSMAQSHFHWGLMIWALYAMVGGALAYSSYRRGRVTLLSSVFKSLIGSDRSEGLAGSIIDMMAIIATLFGTAATLGLSAIQIGQGVQIVSGVSEVTNTVLIVIIGILTACFIVSAVSGVSRGIRYLSNLNITLTLGLILFVFLLGPTLFLLNLVPAGILSYADNLLDMMSRGLSWGQDTIEFQAVWTSFYWAWWIAWTPFVGMFIARISRGRTIRQFALVTTLAPTFILILAFTIFGGTAISFSREDFPGFDGSASSENVLFSLFDNLPLGTVTPLIIIFVLAVFFITSADSASVVMGTLSEKGNPAPNKLIVVFWGLCMMGIAVVMLLVGGETALTGLQNLTILIAIPFSVVLVGLAVAFLKDLSTDPAAIRRTYAQTAIKNAVVKGLEEHGDDFEISVAPSTDGRGAGADFDSTSEKVTDWYRRTDDEGNEIDYDYSSGEWADSEKAESSADDSGSEEYGGSADNR from the coding sequence ATGGGGAACCTCCTCTCGCCGAACACGACCACCACGGTGGGCGTGTACCCGCACGACATGCATCCGGGGCTCGTCCCGGGACTGAGCATCGAAGAACAGCGCAACACCTTCGGCATGAACAAGGCGCTGTTCGCCACCACTGCCGCGCTCATCGTGGCGTTCATCGCCTGGGGCATCATCGACCCCGATTCGGTCGGGACCGTCTCGTCGACGATGTTCGGCTGGGCTATCGAGAATCTCGGCTGGCTCCTCAACATCGTGATGATCCTCGGGCTCGCCGTCATGACCTATCTCGCCTTCTCGCGTTTCGGGCGAATCAAACTGGGTAAGGACGACGAGGAACCGGAGTTCGCGCTGTTCTCCTGGGTGGCGATGATGTTCGGCGCCGGTATCGGCGTCGGCATTTTCTTCTTCGGGCCGTCAGAGCCGCTGAGCCATTACCTCACCCCGCCTCCGCACAGCGTCGATCCGGAAACCCCGGAGGCTCTACACCTGTCGATGGCGCAATCGCATTTCCACTGGGGCCTGATGATCTGGGCGCTCTACGCGATGGTCGGTGGCGCGCTCGCATACAGCTCGTACCGGCGCGGCCGGGTGACGCTGCTCAGCTCGGTGTTCAAGTCACTCATCGGTAGCGACCGCTCCGAAGGGCTCGCCGGCTCCATCATCGACATGATGGCGATCATCGCGACGTTGTTCGGTACCGCGGCAACCCTCGGGCTCTCCGCGATTCAGATCGGGCAGGGCGTCCAGATCGTCTCCGGTGTCAGCGAGGTGACGAACACCGTCCTCATCGTCATTATCGGGATTCTCACCGCGTGCTTCATCGTCAGCGCGGTGTCCGGCGTCTCCCGCGGCATCCGTTACCTGTCGAACCTCAACATCACACTGACGCTCGGGCTCATCCTGTTCGTGTTCCTACTGGGGCCGACTCTGTTCCTGCTCAACCTGGTTCCCGCCGGCATCCTCAGCTACGCCGACAACCTGCTCGACATGATGAGCCGCGGCCTGTCCTGGGGGCAGGACACCATCGAGTTCCAGGCCGTATGGACCTCGTTCTACTGGGCGTGGTGGATCGCGTGGACGCCGTTTGTCGGCATGTTCATCGCGCGCATCTCCCGCGGCCGCACGATTCGCCAGTTCGCGTTGGTGACGACGCTGGCGCCGACATTCATCCTCATCCTCGCGTTCACGATCTTCGGCGGCACGGCCATCAGCTTCAGCCGCGAGGACTTCCCGGGATTCGACGGTTCGGCCTCCTCGGAGAACGTTCTGTTCTCACTGTTCGACAACCTGCCGCTGGGCACGGTCACCCCGCTGATCATCATTTTCGTGCTTGCCGTCTTCTTCATCACCTCTGCGGATTCGGCGTCCGTCGTCATGGGCACCCTGTCGGAGAAGGGCAACCCTGCGCCCAATAAGTTGATCGTCGTCTTCTGGGGTCTGTGCATGATGGGCATCGCCGTGGTGATGCTTTTGGTGGGCGGCGAAACCGCACTCACGGGGCTGCAGAACCTGACGATTCTCATCGCGATCCCGTTCTCGGTGGTGCTCGTCGGGCTCGCGGTCGCCTTCCTCAAGGACCTGTCGACCGACCCGGCCGCGATCCGGCGCACGTACGCGCAGACCGCGATCAAGAACGCCGTGGTCAAGGGACTCGAGGAGCACGGCGACGATTTCGAGATCTCGGTGGCGCCGTCCACCGACGGTCGCGGCGCGGGCGCCGATTTCGACTCGACGTCGGAGAAGGTCACCGACTGGTACCGGCGCACCGACGACGAGGGCAACGAGATCGACTACGACTACTCGTCCGGCGAGTGGGCCGACAGCGAGAAGGCCGAGTCATCCGCTGACGACTCAGGTTCCGAGGAGTACGGCGGCTCCGCCGACAATCGATAG
- the sfnG gene encoding dimethylsulfone monooxygenase SfnG, with protein sequence MSTAGITENLQYAYWVPNVSGGLVTSNVEQRTDWGIDYNVALARHAEEVGFDYALSQVRYLGSYGANSQHESVSFSLALLAATERLKVIAAVHPGFWQPAVLANLAATASEIHGGRFALNVVSGWLRDEYVKFGEPWLAHQDRYERSAEFLQVLRKILTEENVEFAGDHYRIRDYTASPRPAVVPELFQGGTSTAARRNGGLYSDWYFTNGASPEAIGEQIAEVRSHAEAAGREVKIGLNGFVILEDTEKEAKERLREIVAGANTEAVEAFRSSVKEAGAATGDGKGMWADSSFEDLIQYNDGFKTGLIGTREQIEERIDAYRKVGVDLILTGFLHFDEELQRFGREIIGHDAGRAEPARERVLVSGAR encoded by the coding sequence ATGTCCACCGCAGGAATTACAGAGAATCTGCAGTACGCCTACTGGGTGCCCAACGTGTCCGGCGGGCTGGTTACGTCAAATGTAGAGCAGCGCACCGACTGGGGCATCGACTACAACGTCGCGCTCGCCCGCCACGCCGAGGAGGTCGGCTTCGACTACGCGTTGTCCCAGGTGCGCTACCTCGGCTCCTACGGGGCGAACAGCCAGCACGAGTCGGTGTCGTTCTCGCTCGCGCTCCTCGCCGCGACCGAGCGGCTCAAGGTCATCGCCGCCGTGCACCCGGGCTTTTGGCAGCCCGCCGTGCTCGCGAACCTCGCCGCCACGGCGAGCGAGATCCACGGCGGCCGCTTCGCGCTCAACGTCGTCTCCGGCTGGCTGCGCGACGAATACGTGAAGTTCGGCGAGCCCTGGCTCGCGCACCAGGACCGCTACGAACGTAGTGCCGAGTTCCTCCAGGTGCTGCGCAAGATCCTCACCGAGGAGAACGTCGAGTTCGCCGGCGACCACTACCGCATCCGCGACTACACGGCGAGCCCACGCCCTGCGGTTGTACCCGAACTGTTCCAAGGCGGCACCTCGACCGCTGCCCGCCGCAACGGCGGCCTCTACTCCGACTGGTACTTCACCAACGGCGCCTCGCCGGAGGCGATCGGCGAACAGATCGCCGAAGTGCGCTCGCACGCCGAGGCCGCAGGCCGCGAGGTGAAGATCGGGCTCAACGGGTTCGTCATCCTCGAAGACACCGAGAAGGAGGCGAAGGAGCGGCTTCGCGAGATCGTCGCCGGGGCCAATACCGAGGCCGTCGAGGCCTTCCGCTCTTCGGTGAAGGAGGCCGGCGCTGCGACCGGCGACGGCAAGGGAATGTGGGCCGACTCCTCGTTCGAGGACCTCATCCAATACAACGACGGCTTCAAGACCGGGCTGATCGGCACGCGCGAGCAGATCGAGGAGCGCATCGACGCCTACCGCAAGGTCGGCGTGGACTTGATCCTCACCGGCTTCCTCCACTTCGACGAGGAGCTGCAGCGCTTCGGCCGCGAGATCATCGGGCATGACGCCGGACGTGCCGAGCCCGCCCGCGAACGCGTCCTCGTGTCCGGCGCACGATGA
- a CDS encoding dihydrofolate reductase family protein — MSSESREGAFVVSVLTSLDGYFEGPGGDLSPMPFEDAFNTHNLELLRQADTVVYGSTWFPNNFRHWSAIAQDQKSGRRDVDTARLVTTLASLVISDSMTIGPGDPWAPTSSVVARSEAPAEIARRKANGESLLMFGSATTWNPLLAAGVVDELIVLVGAAMLGEGSKMYTGERAGLRLLEASVVPDSELVKLRYDARC, encoded by the coding sequence ATGAGCTCGGAGTCCCGCGAGGGCGCGTTTGTCGTTTCTGTTCTGACGTCGCTGGACGGATACTTCGAGGGGCCCGGCGGCGACCTGTCGCCCATGCCGTTCGAAGACGCCTTCAACACCCACAATCTCGAGCTGCTGCGCCAGGCGGACACGGTCGTCTACGGGAGCACATGGTTCCCGAACAATTTCCGGCATTGGTCGGCGATCGCGCAGGACCAGAAGAGCGGACGCCGGGACGTGGACACGGCGAGATTGGTCACCACGCTCGCCTCGCTGGTGATCAGCGACTCGATGACGATCGGGCCGGGTGATCCGTGGGCTCCGACGTCATCCGTGGTGGCACGTAGCGAGGCGCCGGCGGAGATCGCGCGACGCAAGGCGAATGGCGAGTCACTGTTGATGTTCGGCAGCGCGACGACGTGGAATCCGCTGCTCGCCGCGGGGGTTGTCGACGAGCTCATCGTGCTCGTCGGCGCCGCGATGCTCGGCGAGGGATCGAAGATGTACACGGGCGAGCGCGCGGGGTTGCGACTGCTCGAGGCGAGCGTGGTGCCGGATTCGGAGCTGGTGAAGCTGCGCTACGACGCGAGGTGCTGA